Proteins encoded in a region of the Rhodococcus sp. SBT000017 genome:
- a CDS encoding ATP-binding protein has protein sequence MMATLFGGDDSRTDSSISTAGARMEELLFTGEPADADRASELRRELGDWLGTVGVDPDRAYDVVLATYEAIANSVEHAYRDHTDRGTLDIRVSCAAEGRIEVKVTDRGDWASHNSDPNRGRGVPLMRALADSAAVTSDQNGTTVHMIWDAI, from the coding sequence ATGATGGCGACTCTCTTCGGAGGTGACGACTCACGTACCGACAGTTCGATCTCGACGGCAGGTGCGCGAATGGAAGAACTGCTGTTCACCGGCGAACCTGCCGATGCGGATCGAGCGTCGGAGCTTCGTCGTGAGCTCGGTGACTGGTTGGGCACTGTGGGCGTCGACCCCGATCGTGCATACGACGTGGTGCTGGCCACGTACGAGGCGATAGCGAACAGCGTCGAGCACGCGTATCGAGACCACACCGATCGCGGAACACTCGACATTCGGGTCTCGTGTGCCGCGGAGGGTCGAATAGAAGTGAAGGTGACCGATCGCGGGGACTGGGCGTCGCACAATTCCGATCCCAATCGCGGGCGAGGGGTGCCGCTCATGCGGGCGCTGGCCGACAGTGCCGCCGTCACCTCGGACCAGAACGGTACGACCGTGCACATGATCTGGGACGCGATCTAG
- a CDS encoding STAS domain-containing protein, which yields MTADDTGLGPQHFDVIVEWRDQDVVLAVSGELDLVTAPDLSESVALVLEKSPTAVVIDLSDVGFLASAGMSLLASTHQQLGGEAGFAVVADGPATGRPLTLVGLDEVFGIYATVDEAFVAIHAGRS from the coding sequence GTGACTGCGGACGACACGGGCCTCGGGCCCCAGCACTTCGATGTGATTGTGGAATGGCGTGATCAGGACGTGGTTCTTGCAGTGTCCGGTGAACTGGATCTGGTGACCGCTCCTGATCTGTCCGAGTCGGTTGCTCTCGTGCTCGAGAAATCGCCGACGGCTGTGGTGATCGACCTCAGCGATGTGGGATTTCTCGCCTCCGCGGGCATGTCTCTGTTGGCGTCGACGCATCAGCAGCTCGGCGGCGAGGCCGGGTTTGCGGTGGTCGCGGATGGTCCGGCCACCGGTCGTCCCCTCACTCTCGTCGGTTTGGACGAGGTGTTCGGAATCTATGCAACGGTCGACGAAGCATTCGTTGCAATTCATGCGGGTAGATCCTGA
- a CDS encoding CrcB family protein: MNRRGSRRRSVGEYVAVTVGGAVGAALRYEVWTWRASPRWLLVSTFGVNVFGCLVVGAALGYLWGRPAPIARAGVFGLACGFTTFSLYAFHAVTHRGAWNSIVYLLATPVAALVAMALGAAITRPRPGSTR, translated from the coding sequence GTGAACCGTCGCGGATCTCGCCGTCGTTCGGTCGGCGAATATGTTGCCGTCACGGTCGGCGGCGCGGTCGGTGCGGCGTTGCGGTACGAGGTCTGGACATGGCGCGCATCGCCGAGGTGGCTGCTGGTGAGCACGTTCGGAGTCAACGTGTTCGGATGTCTCGTCGTCGGTGCGGCGTTGGGATACCTCTGGGGTCGTCCGGCTCCGATTGCCCGAGCAGGAGTGTTCGGGCTGGCGTGCGGGTTCACCACCTTCAGCCTGTACGCATTCCACGCCGTAACGCATCGCGGTGCCTGGAATTCGATTGTCTACCTGCTGGCCACACCGGTGGCGGCGCTCGTGGCAATGGCACTCGGTGCGGCGATCACCAGGCCCAGGCCGGGCAGCACACGATGA
- a CDS encoding CrcB family protein has translation MTTMLLVAAGGGLAALGQFVFAHAIRSRRRLSALNLVACAALGLVFALDPPDRFRSLVAVGFLASVAPMATVVLATLRLTRTQQYRSAATFFAANVVGGVAAVMFGFLAWKSGITLYHKIF, from the coding sequence ATGACGACGATGCTCCTGGTGGCCGCCGGTGGCGGACTCGCTGCGCTCGGGCAGTTCGTGTTCGCGCACGCGATCAGGTCTCGGCGACGGTTGTCCGCACTCAATCTGGTGGCGTGCGCGGCGTTGGGATTGGTGTTCGCTCTCGATCCCCCGGACCGGTTTCGTTCGCTGGTGGCCGTCGGATTTCTGGCGTCGGTGGCTCCGATGGCCACGGTGGTGCTGGCTACGCTCCGGCTCACTCGAACCCAGCAGTATCGCAGCGCTGCAACGTTCTTCGCTGCGAATGTGGTGGGCGGTGTCGCCGCGGTGATGTTCGGCTTCCTGGCGTGGAAGTCCGGCATCACGCTCTATCACAAAATTTTCTGA
- a CDS encoding YdcF family protein: MFRGRLLLFLAFAIPVVLVSAIGVGGYVAFTKARVDPLTTADAIVVLGGEHDGREAYGISLAEQGLAKTVVLSDPYGSGDSTMKKACAASSQKFEVLCIPPVPSTTRGEAIFTQELARERGWNHVIVVTWRYHLPRARYIFDQCFDGTVTMRPTPRSYDFSLVEWEFTYLYQIAGFVKAGVQGPCEDSTSD, from the coding sequence GTGTTCCGCGGACGGTTGCTGCTGTTTCTCGCCTTCGCGATTCCTGTTGTCCTGGTGTCTGCGATCGGTGTCGGCGGCTACGTCGCGTTCACCAAGGCTCGCGTCGATCCACTGACCACGGCCGACGCCATCGTCGTACTGGGCGGCGAACACGACGGCCGTGAGGCATACGGAATCTCGCTCGCCGAGCAGGGTCTGGCGAAGACGGTGGTGCTCTCCGATCCCTACGGGTCCGGTGATTCGACGATGAAGAAGGCGTGCGCCGCATCGTCACAGAAGTTCGAGGTGCTGTGCATTCCACCCGTTCCGTCGACCACGCGGGGAGAGGCGATCTTCACCCAGGAACTCGCCCGCGAACGGGGCTGGAACCACGTCATCGTCGTCACCTGGCGCTACCACCTACCGCGCGCCCGCTACATCTTCGATCAATGCTTCGACGGCACCGTCACCATGCGTCCGACGCCACGCTCCTACGACTTCTCGCTCGTCGAGTGGGAATTCACCTACCTCTATCAGATCGCGGGATTCGTCAAGGCCGGAGTGCAGGGGCCGTGCGAGGACTCGACGAGCGACTGA
- a CDS encoding MerR family transcriptional regulator, producing MEYRIDDLAREAKTTTRNVRAYQERGLLPPPTLRGRVGIYGDDHLTRLKMIDSLLQRGFTSAHIADFLSGWEQGKDLSEILGLQEIVTRKWSSGETTVIPVELIAQFLGEDNDHIVARLIEAKLIRIDGDQCEILDPTLLEVFVDLSQYGFTLEQLLDQHERTASKMNAIAESMVGSVTDHLISQHGPGWLPKSGEVAETTEMFEKMRSLAMKSAQAELARALDRVQEQALSDYLSQTLSRQNDQ from the coding sequence GTGGAGTATCGAATCGACGACTTGGCCCGGGAGGCCAAGACGACCACCCGCAATGTGCGGGCGTACCAGGAACGCGGGTTGCTCCCGCCGCCCACGCTCCGAGGACGCGTCGGCATCTACGGCGACGACCATCTGACGCGGCTGAAGATGATCGATTCGCTGCTGCAGCGCGGTTTCACCTCGGCGCACATCGCCGATTTCCTCTCGGGCTGGGAGCAGGGCAAAGACCTGAGTGAAATCTTGGGCCTTCAGGAAATCGTGACCCGTAAATGGTCGTCGGGCGAGACCACGGTCATTCCCGTCGAACTGATCGCTCAATTTCTCGGCGAGGACAACGACCACATCGTCGCGCGACTGATCGAAGCGAAGCTGATCAGAATCGACGGCGACCAGTGCGAGATTCTCGACCCCACTCTCCTCGAAGTCTTCGTCGATCTGAGCCAGTACGGCTTCACCCTCGAACAACTGCTCGACCAACACGAGAGAACCGCGTCGAAGATGAACGCCATCGCCGAGTCGATGGTGGGGAGCGTGACCGACCACTTGATCAGCCAGCACGGTCCGGGTTGGCTGCCGAAGTCGGGGGAGGTGGCCGAGACCACCGAGATGTTCGAGAAGATGCGCAGTCTGGCGATGAAATCTGCGCAAGCAGAGTTGGCCCGTGCCCTCGATCGCGTCCAGGAACAGGCGCTGAGCGACTACCTGTCTCAGACACTGTCCAGGCAGAACGACCAGTAG
- a CDS encoding alpha/beta hydrolase, producing the protein MSSTTDVAFVPTGIAAVGSPRARVAAFATRWSLRPLTSALPANRRGIRVSRRIVAASMNLFGPVPRGTSVDLVADGSVRGEWVRAAGVTPGERVILYLHGSAYVICSARTHRGLTARLSRSTGLPVFTVDYRLAPEHPFPAAADDIESAYRRLLEQGYRAKNIVIAGDSAGGHLAADLIIENDRTGTPQPGAVVLFSPLIDLDFELSAQTERIRKDPMISAASARALVKLYTDGNAADLPRLRLDLALVRDLPPTLIQVGGAEMLRADARHLHSMIDKAGGSSELEIWPDQMHVFQALPRLIPEAELALECAAEFIAHTLDNQVVQDDSKEQVS; encoded by the coding sequence GTGAGTTCAACCACAGATGTTGCCTTCGTGCCCACCGGTATCGCAGCCGTCGGGTCACCGCGAGCCCGAGTGGCAGCCTTCGCCACTCGATGGTCCCTGCGGCCTCTGACCAGCGCCCTTCCGGCGAACCGCAGAGGTATCAGGGTCTCCCGACGCATCGTCGCCGCATCGATGAACCTGTTCGGTCCCGTTCCGAGAGGAACGTCTGTTGACCTCGTTGCAGACGGTTCCGTCCGCGGCGAATGGGTCCGCGCAGCCGGTGTGACACCGGGGGAGCGCGTGATTCTCTACCTCCACGGCAGCGCGTACGTCATCTGCTCGGCCCGCACGCATCGTGGGCTGACCGCGAGGTTGTCGAGGTCCACCGGGTTGCCGGTCTTCACGGTGGACTACCGGCTGGCACCGGAACATCCGTTTCCCGCAGCGGCCGACGACATCGAATCGGCCTACCGCCGGCTCCTCGAACAGGGGTACCGCGCAAAGAACATCGTCATCGCGGGAGACTCGGCAGGCGGCCACCTCGCCGCAGACCTGATCATCGAGAACGACCGAACCGGGACGCCGCAGCCGGGTGCAGTGGTGCTGTTCTCACCGTTGATCGATCTCGACTTCGAGCTCTCGGCGCAGACCGAGCGAATCCGCAAGGACCCGATGATCTCGGCGGCATCGGCGCGAGCACTCGTAAAGCTCTACACCGACGGCAACGCGGCCGACCTTCCGCGGCTGCGGCTCGACCTCGCCCTCGTGCGAGACCTGCCACCCACGTTGATCCAGGTGGGTGGAGCCGAGATGCTGCGCGCCGACGCGCGGCACCTGCACTCGATGATCGACAAGGCCGGCGGCAGCAGCGAACTCGAGATCTGGCCCGATCAGATGCACGTGTTCCAAGCTCTCCCGAGGTTGATACCCGAGGCCGAACTCGCGCTCGAGTGTGCAGCCGAGTTCATCGCCCATACGCTCGACAACCAAGTCGTACAGGATGATTCGAAGGAACAGGTGAGCTGA
- a CDS encoding ferredoxin--NADP reductase: MFGSRPPANLAAREDDTATRIVALEIDQVAHETEDAISLTFTVPEHLATQFSYEAGQFLTLEIPCSDEGSLARCYSFSSSPVRDTQPTVTVKRIPNGLASQWLHENAIRGMRLNALAPSGMFGPQSWDSDFVLMAAGSGITPMLSIIKTALFRHGNRMTLVYANQNRESVIFAEQLAELQSRFPDRLDVHHWFTSESGLPTAAGLASMGAQVTDNCEAFLCGPPPYMNVAEEWLAGTGVTVRRTHRELFASFESNPFQPSESPATSGSTADFVTAEVEIDGTATEFEWNTDTKLLDRLLELGLDPPYVCREGTCGGCAYTLTAGSVTMLANETLDEYELGHGVRLACQSIPAAEPIRAVFDR; encoded by the coding sequence ATGTTCGGAAGCCGACCACCGGCAAACCTCGCAGCACGCGAGGACGACACCGCGACCAGGATCGTCGCACTCGAGATCGACCAGGTCGCGCACGAGACCGAGGACGCGATCTCGCTGACTTTCACCGTCCCCGAACACCTGGCCACGCAGTTCTCGTACGAAGCGGGGCAGTTCCTCACCCTCGAAATCCCTTGCTCGGACGAGGGATCCCTGGCGCGCTGCTACTCGTTCTCGAGCTCCCCGGTCCGCGATACCCAGCCGACCGTCACCGTCAAGCGGATCCCGAACGGACTCGCGTCACAGTGGCTGCACGAGAACGCAATTCGAGGGATGCGACTGAATGCGCTGGCACCGTCGGGCATGTTCGGTCCACAGAGCTGGGACTCCGACTTCGTTCTGATGGCCGCGGGCAGCGGAATCACCCCGATGCTGTCGATCATCAAGACCGCCTTGTTCCGACACGGCAACCGGATGACCCTCGTCTACGCGAACCAGAACCGCGAGTCGGTGATCTTCGCGGAACAGTTGGCAGAGTTGCAGTCTCGGTTCCCCGATCGACTCGACGTCCACCACTGGTTCACCTCGGAATCGGGACTCCCCACTGCAGCAGGACTGGCCTCGATGGGGGCCCAGGTGACCGACAACTGCGAGGCCTTCCTCTGTGGTCCGCCGCCGTACATGAACGTCGCGGAAGAATGGCTCGCGGGCACCGGCGTGACGGTTCGCCGTACCCACCGCGAGCTGTTCGCTTCCTTCGAGTCGAACCCATTTCAGCCCAGCGAATCCCCGGCCACGTCCGGATCGACTGCGGACTTCGTTACCGCCGAGGTCGAGATCGATGGGACGGCAACCGAATTCGAGTGGAATACAGACACCAAGCTACTCGACCGCCTGCTCGAGCTCGGACTCGATCCGCCGTACGTCTGCCGTGAAGGCACCTGCGGCGGCTGCGCTTACACCTTGACGGCGGGGTCGGTGACGATGCTCGCGAACGAGACACTGGACGAGTACGAACTCGGGCACGGGGTCCGGTTGGCGTGCCAGTCGATACCCGCCGCCGAGCCGATTCGTGCGGTGTTCGACCGCTGA